The Lineus longissimus chromosome 2, tnLinLong1.2, whole genome shotgun sequence genome window below encodes:
- the LOC135503611 gene encoding exonuclease V-like: MADCGDMWDDLDDDLLLGIDAGGSSTGELCEKELNDDTLGDGDSKKRKTGTEGCELTATQSEKKRSDQRSPLERYRGGYLWVTDLCKQIWCEQQMFYHLTMPRVIVEESPIVTVGQNLHLARELAVQDVVKIAVKTSEDIFAVKVLNLLGAVKGFLSGVPVRREILIFGSPFGQDIFIMGLIDEIRCDPETFELEILEFKTRSTKSLPSKAQKNAHNLQVMLYKRLFDDLVQGKLTKELIAKNMRLDLSVKFSTDIQKEVNGGGLECKDLDGLMQALFDTMQCMTCIGGILIEYCYQGDQSTIGLEQVEYSEIWFKSIFDDFCDYWKGKREICGVDIEDAWKCQRCAFAEVCDWRKKRAEECASKNKKTK; this comes from the exons ATGGCAGATTGTGGTGATATGTGGGACGATCTAGACGATGATCTACTCCTTGGTATTGATGCAGGTGGAAGTTCTACTG GTGAATTGTGTGAAAAAGAATTGAATGACGACACGCTCGGCGATGGCGATTCAAAGAAGAGAAAAACTGGTACCGAAGGATGTGAACTAACAGCAACCCAGTCGGAAAAGAAAAGGTCCGATCAGCGATCTCCACTGGAGCGCTATCGAGGAGGATATCTGTGGGTGACAGATCTTTGCAAGCAGATTTGGTGTGAACAGCAGATGTTTTATCATTTGACCATGCCTAGAGTCATTGTTGAAGAGTCCCCCATCGTTACAGTTGGTCAAAACCTCCACCTGGCAAGGG AACTTGCAGTGCAAGATGTTGTGAAGATTGCTGTGAAAACAAGTGAGGACATCTTTGCAGTGAAAGTCCTCAATCTCCTTGGTGCTGTGAAAGGTTTCCTTAGTGGTGTTCCTGTCCGTCGGGAGATTCTGATATTTGGGTCACCATTTGGACAGGATATTTTCATTATGGGATTGATAGATGAAATACGCTGCGACCCAGAGACATTTGAGCTTGAAATCCTTGAGTTCAAGACTCGATCTACCAAGTCACTACCATCAAAGGCACAAAAGAATGCACATAATTTACAAGTGATGCTTTACAAGAGACTGTTTGATGACCTTGTGCAAGGGAAACTCACAAAGGAACTAATAGCTAAGAACATGAGATTAGATTTGTCAGTTAAGTTTTCAACTGACATTCAGAAAGAGGTAAATGGTGGGGGACTTGAGTGCAAAGACTTGGATGGGTTAATGCAAGCGCTGTTTGATACTATGCAGTGCATGACATGTATTGGCGGTATTCTTATAGAATATTGCTACCAAGGAGATCAGTCCACCATAGGGTTGGAACAAGTCGAGTATAGTGAGATATGGTTCAAGTctatttttgatgatttttgcgATTATTGGAAAGGGAAGCGCGAAATTTGTGGGGTGGATATTGAGGACGCTTGGAAGTGTCAGCGATGTGCCTTTGCAGAGGTGTGTGACTGGAGAAAGAAAAGAGCCGAAGAGTGTGCCAGCAAAAATAAGAAAACTAAGTAA